A window from Chelmon rostratus isolate fCheRos1 chromosome 13, fCheRos1.pri, whole genome shotgun sequence encodes these proteins:
- the LOC121615929 gene encoding potassium voltage-gated channel subfamily H member 7-like has protein sequence MPVRRGHVAPQNTFLGLIIRKFEGQNRKFVIANARVENCAIIYCNDGFCEMTGFSRPDIMQKPCTCDFLHGDLTDKEAISQVSQAVLGSEERKVEITYYRKDGSDFQCNTHIIPVKNEEGVVMMFILNFDYVVDEESDNSTEKISPTSPTKSDQRRSRFFRFRQAALSLMNTNKQSLPQEDPDAVMVDSPKDNEDSVALQNYPSPTKSLCNPIEANDTHGLIGSSHHSSQASIGPEPLDHSSPKLPWEKLYQTDLQTSTTLSNTFPRGSINSMRRASSVHEIEGYSNSKGIFRDRHTSEDNGSHVRGPFNHVKSSLLGSTSDSNINKYSTINKIPLIALNFSEGTDKKTHSPPTSDTTIIAPKVKDRTHNVTEKVTQVLSLGADVLPEYKLQTARIDKFTILHYSPFKAVWDWLILLLVIYTAILTPYSAAFLLNDQGEQKRRECGYSCNPLNVVDLIVDIMFIIDILINFRTTYVNQNEEVVSDPAKIAIHYFKGWFLIDMVAAIPFDLLIFGSGSDETTTLIGLLKTARLLRLVRVARKLDRYSEYGAAVLMLLMCIFALIAHWLACIWYAIGNVEKPYLEHKIGWLDNLGVSIGKRYNYSDPSSGPSIKDKYVTALYFTFSSLTSVGFGNVSPNTNSEKIFSICVMLIGSLMYASIFGNVSAIIQRLYSGTARYHAQMLRVKEFIRFHQIPNPLRQRLEEYFQHSWTYTNGIDMNTEVLKGFPECLQADICLHLNRNLLHNCKAFQGATKGCLRALAMHFKTTHAPPGDTLVHSGDVLTALYFLSRGSIEILKDDIVVAILGKNDIFGEMIHVFAKPGKSNADVRALSYCDLSTIQREDLLEVIDMYPEFADYFFNNLELTFNLRDESAKPSSPQDCDSDGEATKSTKRRISFTPDLSKGQNKEVVRDMGRERESNPCLKRSSEVLGPSPPSATVLDSNVVVRENSERRPSFEDLCCDKWACKKPADFLDESAQFHQLREDDNSASEITYGEVEQRLGQLQEHLNRLESQLMSDIHTILQLLQRQPTLGPPAYSTVTASPDYHRPAVKVQPVALTASHFFSHTGTQGPNLKLERTIQESKDSLSSLANMNAPIEDSLTALLVQRHAEPQQQQQQQQQQQQQITGHQQSALILLPTETSSTSSSSSSPSPSDSNLNTTGLHRPVSDPEFPRP, from the exons ggTCTGACTTTCAGTGTAACACTCACATCATCCCGGTGAAAAATGAGGAGGGCGTGGTAATGATGTTCATCTTAAATTTTGATTACGTCGTGGATGAGGAGAGTGACAACTCCACAGAGAAGATCAGCCCAACATCTCCCACAAAGTCAGATCAGA GGAGGAGCAGATTCTTCCGCTTCCGCCAGGCCGCATTGAGCCTAATGAACACCAACAAGCAGTCTCTTCCACAAGAGGACCCAGATGCGGTGATGGTGGACTCACCCAAAGACAATGAGGACTCAGTGGCCCTGCAGAACTACCCCTCACCCACCAAGAGCCTTTGCAATCCCATTGAGGCCAATGACACGCATGGCCTCATTGGCTCGAGCCACCACTCTTCCCAGGCTAGCATCGGTCCTGAACCACTTGACCATTCATCCCCCAAACTCCCCTGGGAGAAGCTGTACcagacagacctgcagacctCTACCACCCTGTCAAACACCTTCCCCAGAGGCAGTATCAACAGCATGAGGCGAGCCTCGTCCGTCCATGAAATTGAAGGCTACTCCAATTCAAAAGGCATATTCAGGGATCGTCACACAAGTGAAG ACAATGGTAGCCATGTCAGAG GCCCTTTCAATCACGTGAAGTCCAGCCTGCTTGGCTCTACCTCTGATTCTAACATCAACAAGTACAGCACCATCAACAAGATCCCTCTGATTGCACTCAACTTCTCTGAGGGGACCGATAAGAAGACTCACTCTCCGCCAACATCTGACACAACCATCATAGCGCCGAAGGTCAAAGACAGAACTCACAACGTCACCGAAAAAGTCACACAG GTCCTGTCACTCGGAGCTGACGTGCTGCCAGAGTACAAACTCCAGACGGCCCGCATCGACAAGTTCACCATCCTCCACTACAGCCCCTTCAAAGCTGTGTGGGACTGGCTGATCCTGCTGCTGGTCATCTACACCGCAATCCTCACTCCCtactctgctgcttttcttctcaacGACCAAGGGGAGCAGAAGAGGCGTGAATGCGGATACTCTTGCAACCCTCTTAATGTGGTGGATTTAATTGTGGACATCATGTTCATCATCGACATCCTCATAAACTTCAGGACCACTTACGTAAACCAGAACGAAGAGGTGGTGAGCGATCCAGCTAAGATAGCAATCCATTACTTTAAAGGCTGGTTCCTTATAGACATGGTGGCGGCGATCCCCTTTGACCTTCTCATCTTTGGCTCAGGATCAGATGAG ACAACCACTCTGATTGGCCTGTTGAAGACAGCGAGGCTTCTGCGATTGGTGCGTGTGGCCAGGAAGCTGGACCGCTACTCTGAGTACGGCGCTGCCGTCCTAATGCTGCTCATGTGCATCTTTGCCCTCATCGCCCACTGGCTGGCCTGTATATGGTACGCCATCGGCAATGTGGAGAAGCCCTACTTGGAGCACAAGATTGGCTGGCTGGACAATCTGGGCGTGTCCATTGGAAAGAGATACAACTACAGCGATCCTAGCTCTGGTCCCTCTATCAAGGACAAGTATGTCACAGCACTTTACTTCACCTTCAGCAGTCTGACCAGCGTGGGCTTTGGAAATGTTTCCCCGAACACCAACTCAGAGAAGATCTTTTCCATCTGTGTcatgctgattggct CCCTCATGTATGCCAGTATTTTTGGAAACGTCTCTGCCATCATCCAGAGGTTGTACTCGGGTACGGCCCGCTATCATGCTCAGATGTTACGGGTCAAGGAGTTCATTCGCTTTCACCAGATTCCGAACCCACTGAGGCAAAGGCTGGAGGAGTACTTCCAACACTCCTGGACCTACACCAACGGCATCGATATGAACACg GAG GTGTTAAAAGGTTTCCCTGAGTGCCTGCAGGCAGATATCTGCCTTCACCTCAACAGGAATCTTCTTCACAACTGCAAAGCGTTCCAAGGAGCCACCAAAGGCTGCCTGAGGGCCTTGGCCATGCACTTCAAAACCACTCACGCCCCTCCTGGAGACACTCTGGTCCACAGCGGCGATGTGCTCACCGCTCTCTACTTCCTGTCCCGCGGCTCTATTGAGATCCTGAAAGACGACATTGTTGTAGCCATCCTGG GAAAAAATGACATCTTCGGAGAAATGATCCATGTGTTTGCCAAGCCTGGCAAGTCCAACGCTGACGTGCGAGCTCTGAGTTACTGCGACCTGAGCACCATTCAGAGGGAAGATCTGCTGGAGGTGATAGACATGTACCCAGAGTTTGCTGACTACTTCTTCAACAACCTGGAGCTCACCTTTAACCTCAGAGATGAGTCTGCAAAG CCCTCAAGCCCCCAAGACTGTGATTCAGATGGTGAGGCCACTAAGAGCACCAAACGCCGGATCTCCTTCACACCAGATCTGTCTAAAG GGCAAAACAAGGAAGTGGTTCGAGacatggggagagagagggagtctAACCCGTGCCTAAAGAGATCTTCAGAAGTCCTCGGTCCCTCTCCACCCAGTGCCACAGTCCTGGACTCAAATGTTGTTGTCAGAGAGAACTCGGAGAGGAGACCATCTTTTGAAG ATCTGTGCTGTGATAAATGGGCCTGTAAGAAGCCTGCGGACTTCCTGGATGAGTCAGCACAGTTCCATCAGCTGAGAGAGGACGATAACTCTGCCAGCGAAATCACGTACGGAGAGGTGGAGCAGCGCTTAGGTCAGCTTCAAGAGCACTTAAACAG GCTGGAGTCTCAGCTGATGTCAGATATTCACAccatcctgcagctgctgcaaagACAGCCGACACTGGGTCCTCCAGCGTACAGCACTGTGACTGCCAGTCCAGACTATCACAGACCTGCTGTGAAGGTGCAGCCAGTTGCTTTGACTGCAAGCCATTTCTTCAGCCATACAGGAACTCAA GGCCCCAACCTCAAACTGGAGAGGACCATTCAGGAATCCAAAGACTCTCTGTCGAGCTTGGCTAACATGAACGCACCCATCGAAGACAGCCTTACAGCATTGCTTGTACAAAGACATGCAGagccacaacagcagcagcagcagcagcaacaacaacaacagcagatcACAGGGCATCAACAGTCTGCATTGATCCTTCTTCCAACTGAAacctcttccacctcctcctcctcttcctctccatcccccTCTGACTCCAACCTCAACACCACTGGACTCCATAGACCTGTCTCAGACCCAGAGTTTCCAAGGCCATAA